One stretch of Hymenobacter chitinivorans DSM 11115 DNA includes these proteins:
- a CDS encoding M12 family metallopeptidase: MKTTRFSLLMLGLGLGMTAFSSCSKEQDAAAPASTAAVQAAKVEEAYPSQTGPAQVSKLGVYQQINGENILEGDIILTASQVNPTGPQTESAGRNTGKWPSAVVYYTIDAALPSQNRVTDAITHWQTYTAVRFVPRTTQANYVTFRVGSGCSSNIGMIGGRQYINLASGCTTGNTIHEIGHALGLFHEQTRNDRDTYVNILTQNIQSGYENNFVKYSTSGYSGTDFGALDFGSIMMYGSFSFSSNGQPTITKKDGSTFNIQRSALSAGDRAGIDIMY, from the coding sequence ATGAAAACAACCCGCTTTTCTCTCCTGATGCTCGGCTTAGGTCTCGGAATGACGGCCTTCTCCAGCTGCTCCAAAGAACAAGATGCCGCCGCCCCCGCCAGCACGGCCGCCGTGCAGGCCGCCAAAGTGGAAGAAGCCTACCCCAGCCAGACGGGCCCGGCCCAGGTCAGCAAGCTGGGCGTGTACCAGCAAATCAACGGGGAGAACATCCTCGAAGGCGACATTATCCTGACGGCCAGCCAGGTAAACCCCACCGGCCCGCAGACCGAAAGCGCCGGCCGCAACACCGGCAAGTGGCCCAGCGCCGTGGTCTACTACACCATTGATGCCGCCCTGCCCAGCCAGAACCGCGTAACCGACGCCATTACCCACTGGCAGACCTATACCGCCGTGCGCTTCGTGCCGCGCACCACCCAGGCCAACTACGTGACCTTCCGCGTGGGCTCGGGCTGCTCCTCCAACATCGGCATGATTGGCGGCCGGCAGTACATCAACCTGGCCTCGGGCTGCACAACGGGTAATACCATTCACGAAATCGGCCACGCCCTGGGCCTGTTCCACGAGCAAACCCGCAACGACCGGGACACCTACGTCAACATCCTGACCCAGAACATTCAGTCGGGCTACGAAAATAACTTCGTCAAGTACAGCACCTCCGGCTACAGCGGCACCGACTTCGGCGCCCTCGACTTCGGCTCCATCATGATGTACGGCTCGTTCTCCTTCTCCTCCAACGGCCAGCCCACCATCACCAAGAAAGACGGCTCCACCTTCAACATCCAACGCTCAGCCCTCTCCGCCGGCGACCGGGCCGGCATCGACATTATGTACTAA
- a CDS encoding WD40/YVTN/BNR-like repeat-containing protein, with protein MQHLFSRLTMLALLGLAATPAARAQAPWAPAPVLPWDAYYGATGGSTVETLQLAGPALWATSTFSGSLGVVQSTVHTSTDQGQTWQTKVLASYNGPAGTVLEDCWTLDGQTAWAVVSTRSGGVRDGMQLFKSTTGLAGKSFEQVTNPVAGTRLKAVRSFSATRAVALTYPDEATPTTWPFLLTTDGGQTWAPVAQPLPRLPNDQLGSITVLGSHLWVTTRSGQVLHTPDQGQTWQSSTTGLQLELQGTAFHDALHGLAYSSNQLLRTTDGGQTWTPVPYAKPQLLTTLVAVPGAPRHYLSAGASYQSTANAQDGTSLSTDDGATWTTIDAKAHSLLAAGSPTQAWASQFENGVRSNPALVKYAGVALPTQRATAAEVTLYPNPTTNTVTLPAAGRYQRATVVDALGRSRQVVALTAAPLGLALAPFGAGLYTIVLEGAQVRQSTAVVVLP; from the coding sequence ATGCAACACCTATTCTCCCGCCTCACGATGCTGGCCCTGCTGGGCCTGGCCGCCACTCCGGCCGCCCGGGCCCAAGCGCCCTGGGCCCCGGCCCCCGTTCTGCCCTGGGATGCCTACTACGGCGCCACCGGCGGCAGCACCGTCGAAACCCTGCAGCTGGCCGGCCCGGCGCTCTGGGCCACGTCCACCTTTAGCGGCTCCCTGGGCGTGGTGCAAAGCACCGTCCACACCTCCACCGACCAGGGCCAGACCTGGCAAACCAAGGTCCTGGCCTCCTACAACGGCCCCGCCGGCACGGTCCTGGAAGACTGCTGGACCCTGGACGGCCAAACGGCCTGGGCCGTAGTCAGCACCCGCAGCGGGGGCGTGCGCGACGGAATGCAGCTATTCAAGTCGACCACGGGCCTAGCCGGTAAGAGCTTCGAGCAGGTTACCAACCCGGTGGCCGGCACCCGCCTCAAGGCTGTGCGCTCCTTCTCCGCTACCCGCGCTGTGGCCCTCACCTACCCCGACGAAGCCACCCCCACTACCTGGCCCTTCCTGCTCACCACCGATGGTGGCCAAACCTGGGCGCCCGTGGCTCAGCCCCTGCCCCGCCTCCCCAACGACCAACTGGGCAGTATCACCGTGCTGGGCTCCCACCTGTGGGTCACCACCCGCAGCGGGCAGGTACTCCACACCCCCGACCAGGGCCAAACCTGGCAGAGCAGTACCACCGGGCTACAGCTTGAACTGCAGGGCACCGCCTTCCACGACGCCCTGCACGGCCTGGCCTATAGCTCCAACCAGCTGCTGCGCACCACCGACGGCGGCCAGACCTGGACCCCGGTGCCCTACGCCAAGCCCCAGCTGCTGACCACCCTGGTGGCCGTGCCCGGCGCCCCCCGCCACTACCTCAGCGCCGGCGCCTCCTACCAATCTACTGCCAACGCCCAGGACGGCACCTCCCTCTCCACCGACGACGGCGCCACCTGGACCACTATCGACGCCAAGGCCCACAGCCTGCTAGCCGCCGGTAGCCCCACCCAGGCCTGGGCCAGCCAGTTTGAGAATGGCGTCCGTTCCAACCCTGCCCTGGTGAAATACGCCGGCGTGGCCCTGCCCACCCAGCGCGCTACGGCCGCCGAAGTGACGCTGTATCCGAACCCGACCACCAACACCGTGACCCTGCCCGCCGCCGGCCGCTACCAGCGCGCCACCGTCGTGGATGCCCTGGGCCGGTCGCGCCAGGTAGTAGCCCTCACGGCCGCCCCCCTGGGCCTGGCCCTGGCCCCGTTCGGCGCGGGCCTCTATACCATCGTGCTGGAAGGCGCCCAAGTCCGGCAGAGCACCGCCGTGGTAGTGCTGCCCTAG